A window of Cellulosimicrobium protaetiae genomic DNA:
ACGACGTCGCCCCCCGCGACGCGCTCGACGCGCACCCGGGTGCCGAGCGTGGCGCTGATCTCGGCACAGTCGGCGTCGAGCCCCGCGGCGTGCGTGTCGCCGCCGGCGTCCTGCCAGCGCCCGAGGATCTCGCCGAACGCCTCGTGGAGGGCGACGAGCAGGACCTCGCGGTCGGTCGTCGCGGCGTCGGCGAGAGCGAGCGACGTGGCGGTGGGCACCGGCAGCTCGTCGCGCTGCTGCGAGACGTTGAGCCCGACGCCGACGACGACGCCGCCGTCGGGCAGCACCTCGGCGAGGATGCCGGCGACCTTGCGGAGGGGGGCCGGGTTACCGGCCCCCGGCGCCGCGACCTCCTGCGGGGCCGGCGCGGTGCCCGCGTCCGGCACGAGGACGTCGTTCGGCCACTTGACGACGGCGTCCACCCCGGCGGTCGCGCGCAGCGCGCGGGCGGTCGCGAGCCCGGCGAGGAGCGGGAGCCAGCTCAGCGCCTCGCGCGGCACCTCGGGGCGCAGGAGGAGCGAGCCGAGGAGTGCGGCGCGCGGCGGTGTCGTCCACGAGCGCCCCAGCCGACCGCGTCCGCCGGGCTGGTGCTCGGTGACGACGAGCGCGGGCGCCGGCCACGCGTCCGGGTCGGCGGCGACGGCGCGCGCGAGCTCGGCGTTGGTCGAGGCGGACTCGGCGACCACCTCGAGCCGCGCGAGCGGCCCCGCGGGGGTCACCAGGAGCTCCCGGAGGAACTCCGCGCGCAGCGGAGGGCGCCGCTCGCCGTCGGGCCGGGACTCGTCGTCGCGCTCGCTCGCCATGCCCGCCATCCTCCCGCACGCGCCCCGCCCGGCGCGCGCACCGCACCAGGGCGGGCCTGCCCGAGGGCGGCGACGCAACGCGCGAGGCTTTGTCGACACCCACCAAGACCCGCCCCGGGCGTGCTGGCGTCGCCCGCATCGAGTTGGTGCCACCCGCCAACTAGGCTCGGGTCCGTGACGGACTCTGCGACCACCTCGCCCGCGACGCCCGAGGCCACCCCGACATCGCCCGACGCGCCCCACCTCGTGGGCACCGCGGCCAAGCTCGCCGACCTCGACCGTCGCCGCGCCGAGGCGACCGAGCTGCCCGAGGAGGCGGCGCGGACCAAGCAGCACGCGCGCGGCAAGAAGACGGCGCGCGAGCGCATCGAGGCGCTGCTCGACGAGGGCAGCTTCGTCGAGCTCGACGCGTTCGCGAAGCACCGTTCGTACAACTTCGGGCTGGAGAAGAAGCGCCTGGCGGGCGACGGCGTCGTCGTCGGGCACGGCACGATCGACGGCCGCCAGGTGTGCGTGTACTCCCAGGACTTCACGGTGTTCGGCGGGAGCCTCGGCGAGGTGCACGGCCAGAAGATCACGAAGGTGCAGGACCTCGCGCTGCGTACGGGCGTCCCGCTGATCGGCATCTCCGACGGCGGCGGCGCACGCATCCAGGAGGGCGTCGCGGCGCTGACGCAGTTCGCCGAGATCTTCCGCCGCAACGTCGCGTCGTCGGGCGTGATCCCGCAGATCTCGCTCATCCTCGGCCCGAGCGCGGGCGGCGCGGTGTACTCCCCCGCGCTCACCGACTTCATCGTCATGGCGGACAAGACGTCGAACATGTTCATCACCGGCCCGGACGTGATCCGCGCGGTGACGGGCGAGGACGTCGGCTTCGAGGAGCTCGGCGGCGGTCTGACGCACAACGAGAAGTCCGGCGTCGCGCACTACCTCGGCGCGGACGAGGACGACGCGATCGACTACGTGCGCCACCTCGTGTCCTACCTGCCGCAGAACAACCTCTCGGACGCGCCGTCGTTCCCGCCCGAGGACGTCGATCTCGACGTCACCGAGGAGGACCTCGAGCTCGACGCGCTCGTGCCCGACTCGGACTCGCAGCCGTACGACATGCGCACGGTGATCGAGCACGTCCTCGACGAGGGCGCGTTCCTCGAGGTCCAGCCCCTGTTCGCCAAGAACGTGCTCGTCGGGTTCGGGCACGTGGAGGGCCAGTCGGTCGGCGTCGTCGCGAACCAGCCGCTCGCGATGGCGGGCACGCTCGACATCGACGCCGCGGAGAAGGCGGCGCGGTTCGTGCGCACGTGCGACGCGTTCAACATCCCCGTGCTGACGCTCGTGGACGTCCCCGGGTTCCTCCCGGGCGTCGACCAGGAGCACCAGGGCATCATCCGCCGCGGCGCGAAGCTCATCTACGCCTACGCCGAGGCCACGGTCCCGCTCGTCACCGTCATCACGCGCAAGGCGTACGGCGGGGCGTACATCGTCATGGGCTCCAAGCAGCTCGGCGCGGACGTCAACCTCGCGTGGCCGACGGCGCAGGTCGCCGTCATGGGCGCGGGCGGCGCGGTGAACATCCTGCAGCGCGCCGCGCTCAAGCGGGCTGCCGACGCGGGCGACGACGTCGAGGCGGAGCGCGCCCGGCTCGTCGCCGAGTACGAGGACGCGATCGTCAACCCGTGGGACGCCGCCGAGCGCGGGTACGTCGACGCGGTCATCCGTCCGTCGGAGACGCGCGTGCAGGTCGTGCGCGCGCTGCGGGCGCTGCGCACCAAGCGCGCGAGCCTGCCCCCCAAGAAGCACGGCAACATCCCGCTGTGACCACGAGCGACCACGAGCACCCGACGCACCGCACGAGGGAGGACCAGGAATGAGCCACGAGGACGCCACGCACGGACCTGCTCCGCTCGGCGCGGTCGACCCGGCACCGATGCACGCCGCGGTCGACGCCCTCGCCGCGGCGCTGCACGAGTACGTGGAGACGGCGGTCGGCGTGCGCGCCGAGTTCGGGGCGTCGGAGGCCGACGAGGACCCGCGCGTGCTCGCGCTCGAGAACCGGGTCGGCGCGCTCAACGCCCGCCTGTTCGACGAGCTGCACGGAGCGCTCGGCATCCACGCCGACCTCACGTCGTCGGTGTGGGACCCGCAGGACGAGGCGGCGGTCGACGACGAGGACGCCTCCCCGGCGGACGTCCACGACGACACGTTCACGCTCGACTACGTCGTCATGACCCGTCCTGGCGGCCCGGACCTCGACGACGTCCTCGGCCTGCTCGACCGCTGGGGGCACGAGGCCCGCGAACGGCTCGTCGATGCCGGGTACGCGGTGCCCGAGTGGGGGGTCGGGCGCGGCGAGGACGACCACGAGCACGAGGAGGACGACGAGTGAGCGAGGAGCGTCCTCCCGCGAGCGTCCGCGTCGTCCGCGGCGCCCCGGACGAGCTCGAGGTCGCCGCGCTCGTCGCGGGCCTCGCCGCGGCGGCCGCCGCGAGCGGCCTGCCCGACGACGTCGCGCCCGTCGACGAGTGGACCAACCGTGCGCGGGGGCTGCGCGGCACCGGCGACGGCGCGACCGCGAAGAGCTTCGGCGGGCGCTCGGGTCGGCACAACGCCGACTCGTGGCGCTGGAGCCTGCGCTCGTGACGGCGCCGGCCGGGTCGCCGCGCGTCCGGCGCCTGCCCGAGCGGGCCGTGCTCGTCGAGCTGTCCGGCTCGGCCGACGCGGTCGAGACCGACCCGGAGTCGCTGCCGGAGCACGCGCCCGTCGCGGCGTGGCGCCGCTGGGGCTGGGCGGTCGCGTTCGTGCCGACCGTCGCGCTGCTCGTCTACCAGCGGCTCGCGACCGGTCGCGGGTGGTCCGTCCCGGAGGCGGTCGTGGTCGTGGCGACCGTCGGGCTGCTCGTCACGGCGCTGCTCGCGCTCGTGCGCTACCAGGACGACCGCGTCGCGGCGGGGCTCGCACGCGGGCGCGCCGCGTTGCTCGCGGCGCCCGTCCGCGCGACCGGGACGCTCCTGCTCCCCGGCGACGCTGCCGCGGGCCCGACGGCGGACGCCACGGCGGGCACCGCCGACGGCACCCGGACGGGCACCCCGGCAGGCAGGGGGACGAGAGCAGCGACGGCGGGGCCCGAGGTCCTGCGGTCGACGCTGGTCGTGACCACCGCGTCGGGCGCGAGGACCGCGCGGCCGGCCCGCGTCGTCGTCCCCACGGGTGCGGCCGGCCCGCGCCCGGGCGACCCCGTCGCCGTCTGGCACGCCGCGGACGACGCGGAGGCGACCGGGGTGCTCCTGGTGCGCTACCACCGTGCGTGGGCGGACGACCTCGTGGCGACGCTGCGGGGCCTCACCGACGCCGCTCCCCCCGAAGACCCTTCGGGGGACCGCGCAGCGGACGGCCGCGGCGAGCGTCCCGAGAATCCGGCAGACCCGCGGCAGGGCGCCGAGTAGTCTCGTCCGGGTGAGCGACACGACCACCACATCCGCCGGCGCACCCGCCGGGAGCCCTGACCGCACACCCACCGCGATCGACGCCGTCGCCGAGGCCTACGTCACGCGGATCGCCGAGCTCGACCCGATCTCCGCGACCGCGATGGGCCTGTCCGGCTACGACCACCTCGTGACCGACCTCTCGCCCGCCGGGCACGACGCGCGGGCCGACGCCGACCGCGCGGTGCTCCGCGAGCTCGACGGCCTGGAGCCGGTCGACGACGTCGACCGCGTCACGCTCGCGGCGATGCGCGAGCGCGTCGGCCTGCAGCTCGAGCTGCACGAGGCGGGCGAGCCGCTCGCGAGCCTCAACAACATCGCGTCGCCCGTGCAGGAGCTGCGCGACGTCTTCGACATCATGCCGACGGGCACGGTCGAGGCGTGGGAGAACATCGCGGCCCGCCTCAACGGCCTTCCCGGCGCGATCGACGGCTACATGGCGTCGCTCACGGAGGCGGCGTCGCGCGGCAACGTCGCCGCGATCCGCCAGGTGCGGATCGGCGTGCAGCAGTCGCGCGAGCTCGCGGACGCGAAGGGCTCGTTCTTCACGACGTTCGTCGCCGGTCCCGAGGCGAACGCCGTGCTCGACGACTCCGCGGCGTGCTCGCTCGTGCGCAAGGAGCTCGAGCACGGCGCCGCCGCGGCGCGCGAGGCCTACGGCCGCCTCGCGGACTTCCTCGAGACGACGCTCGCCCCGCAGGCCCGCGAGCAGGACGCCGTGGGCCGCGAGCGCTACGCGCTCTTCTCGCGCACGTTCCTCGGCGCCGAGGTCGACCTGGACGAGACGTACGCGTGGGGGCTCGAGGAGCTCGCGCGCGTCGTCGCCGAGCAGGAGGAGATCGCGCGCCGCATCGCCGGACCTGGCGCGAGCGTCGAGGACGCCGTCGCGGCGCTCGACGCCGACCCGGCGCGCACGCTGCACGGCACGGACGCGCTGAAGTCGTGGATGCAGGAGACGTCGGACGCCGCGATCACCGCGCTGAACGGCGTCCACTTCGACGTCCCGACCCCGGTGCTCGACCTCGAGTGCATGATCGCGCCGACGCAGACGGGCGGGATCTACTACACGCCGCCGAGCGACGACTTCTCCCGGCCGGGCCGCATGTGGTGGTCGGTGCCGTCGGACGTCACGGAGTTCAACACGTGGCGCGAGAAGACGACGGTCTACCACGAGGGCGTCCCGGGCCACCACCTCCAGTGTGGCCAGGCCGTGTACGCGCGCGCGACGCTCAACACGTGGCGCCGGCTCGCGTGCTGGGTCTCCGGCCACGGCGAGGGCTGGGCGCTGTACGCGGAGCGCCTCATGGCGGACCTCGGGTTCCTCGACGACGACGGCGACCGCCTCGGCATGCTCGACGCGCAGCGCATGCGTGCCGCGCGCGTCGTGCTCGACATCGGCGTGCACCTCGGCCTGCCCGCGCCGGAGCAGTGGGGCGGCGGGACCTGGGACGCCGACAAGGCGCTCACCTTCCTGCGCGCCAACGTCAACATGCCCGACTCGTTCGTGCGGTTCGAGCTCGACCGCTACCTCGGCTGGCCGGGCCAGGCGCCGTCGTACAAGGTCGGGCAGCGCCTGTGGGAGGCCACGCGAGACGAAGCCCGCGCGGCCGCCTCGGCCCGCGGCGAGGCGTTCGACGCCAAGGCGTTCCACGCGCGCGCGCTGAACCTCGGCTCGGTGGGCCTGGACGTGCTGCGCGACGCGCTCTCCTCGTGACCCGGCCGTCGGCACGGCCCGGGTCGGCCTCGCGCCGGCCCGGGCCGACCGGCGTCGGTCCCGCCTCGGGGACCTGACGTATGGGCGCCGTCCTCACCGGTTTCGCGATCATCGCCGTGGTCGTCGCGGCCGGGTACGTCACCGCGCGTCTCGGCATCGGCGGACCCGACGCGAGGACGGCGCTCAACCGCATCGGGTTCTTCGTCGCGAGCCCCGCGCTGCTGTTCACCGTCCTCGCGCGGGCCGACGTCGGCGCGCTGGTCCAGGCGCCGCTCGCCGTCGCGGCGGCGTCGGCCGTCGCGACCGCGGGCGTGTTCGTCCTCGTCGACCGGCTGTGGCTCCGGCTCCCCGCCCCCGAGGCGACGATCGGCGCCGTCGGCTCCGGCTACGTGAACGCGAACAACATCGGCCTGCCCGTCGCTGTGTACGTGCTGGGCGACGCGACGGCCGTCGTGCCGGTGATCCTGCTCCAGCTCCTCGTGCTGGCTCCCGTGACCCTGCTCGTCCTCGACGCGACGACGAGCGGGCGGCTGTCCTGGCGGTTCGTCCTCGCCCAGCCCGTGCGCAACCCGATCATCCTCGGGTCGTTCGCGGGCGCCGTCGTCTCGCTGACCGGATGGACGCCCCCCGTGGCGGTCATGGCACCGCTGGAGATCCTCGGCGGGGCCGCGATCCCCATGATCCTGCTCGCGTTCGGCATGTCGCTGCACGGCACGCGCCCGCTGCGGCGCGGCGAGCCGCGCGCCGCGGTCGGGGTGGCGAGCGTCGCGAAGCTCCTCGTCATGCCCGTCGTCGCGTTCGTCGTCGCCCGGCTCCTCGGGCTCGACGACGCCGCGGTCGCCTCCGCCGTCACGCTCGCCGCGCTGCCCACCGCCCAGAACGTCTACAACTACGCGGCACGGTTCGGGCGGGGCGAGATCCTCGCGCGCGACACGATCCTCGTCACCACGCTCGGCTCGCCGGTCGTCCTCGTCGTCGCGGCGCTCCTCGTCGCGTAGGGCCGCTCCAGGCGCTTCCCCGCCCGGTCGCGCCGGCCCTCGCCGGGTAGTCTGCGCGGGTGCTCCGACTCGTGCTCGCCTCCCGTTCCCCCGCCCGCCTCGCGACGCTGCGCGCGGCCGGCGTCGAACCCCTCGTGCGCGTCTCCGGGGTCGACGAGGACGCGGTCCTGCGGGCGGCTGCCGCGGAGCGCGGCGGGCTCGACCCCGTGGAGGCGGTGCTCGTCCTCGCCCGCGCCAAGGCGGAGGAGATCGTGCGCACCCTGACCGAGGCCGGGCCCGGCGCCGCGATCGACGACCCCGTGCTCCTCGTCGGGTGCGACTCGATGCTCGAGCTCGACGGCGAGGTGCTCGGCAAGCCCGCCGATGCCGACGACGCCCGCTCGCGCTGGCGCGCGATGCGCGGCCGGGCCGGCGTGCTGCACACCGGACACTGGCTCGTCGACCTGCGACCGGAGTCGGACGGCGGGACGGGCACCGCGACGGGGGCCACGAGCTCCACGACCGTGCACTTCGCCGACCTCACCGACGACGAGATCGACGCGTACGTCGCGACCGGCGAGCCGCTGCACGTCGCGGGCGCCTTCACGGTCGACGGCCTCGGCGGTCCGTACGTCGAGCGCATCGAGGGCGACCACCACGGCGTCGTCGGGATCAGCCTCCCGCTGCTGCGCTCGCTGCTCCGCGAGGCCGGGGTCGCCTGGCACGAGCTGCGCGCCTGACCCGACGCGACCATCCTCGGTCGTCTGCGCTCGTTGTGGGTGCCGGACAACCCTACGCGCCGGGCGAGGCCCAGGAGCGCGCCGCTATGGAGGTTTCCTCCAACCGCCCCGCATGCGCCTTGGCATCTTCTCCAATCTTGTCCGGTACCCGGCCCGGGAGCGTGATCGGCGCGGCGCGCACGCGTTACCGTGAGCCGTGCCCGCGAACCCCACCCGCCCCCTGAGCAAGGTCCTCGTCGCCAACCGTGGCGAGATCGCCGTCCGGATCGTCCGTGCCTGCGCCGACGCCGGCATCGCGTCCGTCGCGGTGTACGCCGACCCCGACCGGCAGGCCCCGCACGTGCACCTCGCCGACGAGGCGTTCGCGCTCGGCGGTGCTCGGGCGGCCGAGACCTACCTCGACATCGCGAAGCTGCTCGACGTCGCGCGCCGCTCCGGCGCGGACGCGGTGCACCCCGGGTACGGCTTCCTCGCCGAGAACGCGGAGTTCGCCCAGGCCGTGCTCGACGCCGGCCTCGTCTGGATCGGGCCGCCCCCCGCCGCGATCGACGCGCTCGGCGACAAGGTGAGCGCGCGCCACATCGCGCAGCGCGCGGGCGCCCCGCTCGTCCCCGGCACGCCCGACCCGGTCGCCGACGCGAGCGAGGTGCACGCCTTCGCCGCCGAGCACGGGCTGCCCGTCGCGATCAAGGCGGCGTTCGGTGGCGGCGGGCGCGGCCTCAAGGTCGCGCGCACGACGGACGAGATCGACGAGCTCTTCGACTCCGCGGTCCGCGAGGCCACCGCGGCGTTCGGCCGCGGCGAGTGCTTCGTCGAGCGCTACCTCGACACGCCCCGGCACGTCGAGACCCAGTGCCTCGCGGACGAGCACGGGACCGTCGTCGTCGTGTCGACGCGCGACTGCTCCCTGCAGCGCCGCCACCAGAAGCTCGTCGAGGAGGCCCCGGCGCCGTACCTCAGCGCCGCCCAGGAGGCCGAGCTCTACAAGGCGTCCGAGGCGATCCTGCGCGAGGCCGGCTACGTCGGTGCGGGCACGTGCGAGTTCCTCGTCGGCGCCGACGGCACCATCTCCTTCCTCGAGGTGAACACGCGCCTCCAGGTCGAGCACCCGGTGTCCGAGGAGGTGACCGGCATCGACCTCGTCCGCGAGCAGCTGCGCATCGCCGCGGGTGAGCCGCTCGGCTACACGTCGACGCACGTGCGCGGCCACTCGATCGAGTTCCGCATCAACGGCGAGGACCCCGCCGCGAACTTCCTCCCCGCGCCCGGCCGCATCACGCGCCTGCGCTTCCCGTCCGGCCCCGGCGTGCGCGTCGACTCCGGCGTCGCCGAGGGCGACACGATCTCCGGCGCGTTCGACTCCATGATCGCCAAGGTCATCGTCACCGGCGCCACGCGCGAGCAGGCCGTCCAGCGGGCCCGCCGCGCGCTGCGCGAGCTCGAGGTCGAGGGCATCCCGACGGTCGTCCCGTTCCACCGCGCCGTGCTCGACGCCGAGGCGTTCGTCCCCACGGACGACGAGCCGTTCCGGGTGCACACCCGCTGGATCGAGACCGAGTTCGCCGACCGGCTCGCCGCGCTCGCGCCCGCCCCGGCCGCCTCCGCCGACGAGGACGACGAGCCGCTCGCGACCGAGCGCGTCGTCGTCGAGGTCGGCGGCAAGCGCCTGGAGGTCGTCCTCCCGGCCGGTCTCGGCATGGCCGCGGGACGCGCGCGCAGCGCCAACGCCGCCCGTCGGCCCGCTCGACGCAGTGCCACGAAGGCGAACGGCGGCGCCTCCGGCACGACGCTCGCCTCCCCCATGCAGGGCACGATCGTCAAGGTCGCCGTCGCCGACGGCACCCAGGTCGCCGAGGGCGACCTCGTCGTCGTCCTGGAGGCGATGAAGATGGAGCAGCCCCTCCTCGCCCACCGCGCCGGCACCGTCCGCTCGCTCTCCGCCACCGCCGGCGCGAGCGTCAGTTCCGGCACGGCCATCTGCGAGATCGTCGACTGACCCGCCGCGCCACCGTCGAGCCCGGTGCATCACCCGCGTGGTCGGGGCGCCGGGCTGGGCCAGTTTTCACGACCCGCGTGGTCGGGTCGGGTGGCCGGGGTGCCGCGCTGTCGGCGCAACACGCTCGTGGTTCTTCCGACGAGCCTGTGCTCGCACTCGCCGTGAGGCTTCCGGCCGCCCCGCGTACGACGGCGAGGCGTCCGGCACTGGTACACGCCGGCCCCGCCTGGACCGGGCGGGGCCGCCGGACCCCGGCCGCGGGTCGTGCGGTGACGGACAGGACGAGCGGTGGGGTCGGACCGTGTGCGAAGGACGTCAAGGGCGCACTCCGAGAACCCCCACCCGACAGACCAGGGTGACGGTGCGCCAGTCCGAGCACACGGTCCGACCCCACCGCGGACCCGACCACGCGGGCCGTAGACCCCCATCCGACCGCGTGGGCCGGAGACCCGACCCACCGCGGACGAGGTGGTTTCTAGCCGTGCTGGGCGGCGGCACGGATGGCGCGGCGGCCTGACGGCAGGGCGACGGCGACGGTGATGACGAGGAACATGAGGATCCCGGAGACGACGAGCAGCGACTCGACGGTGAAGCGGTCCGCGAGGGGGCCGAAGACGACCATGCCGAGCGGCATCGAGACGGCCATGACGATGCCGACGAAGCCGAAGACGCGGCCCTGACGCTCGGGCTCGACGGTCTCCTGGAGGACGGTCATGGAGGTCGTCGAGAACGGCGGCACGGAGAGGCCGAGCAGGAACATGAAGACGAAGAAGACCCACATGTTCGTCGAGAGCCCCATCGCGACGGACAGCACGCCGAAGACGAACGTCGACCCGACGATCATGGCGATGCGGTTCTTGAGCCCGCCCCAGGTCGCGAGGAGCACGCCGCCGAGCAGCATGCCGACGGAGAAGGCGACCTCGTTCACGGTGAGCTTCCAGACCTCCTCGCCGAAGGTCCGGGCGACCATGAGCGGGGTGAGGTACGACGGCGCGACGATGAGCAGGAACACGACGGCGTAGAGACCGAGGACCCACCGGACGAACGGGTGCGTGCCGAGGTAGCGGAAGCCCTCGACGAGGTCGTCGAAGTACCCTGCCCGCTCGCCCGCCGCGGCGTGCGCGAGCGTCGGGACGGGGACGAGCAGGAGCAGCCCGATCCCGACCACGGCGGTGACGACGTCGATGAAGAACACGGACACGATGGACGTGCTGGCGTACACGGCCGCGGCGACCGCCGGCGCGAGGAGCATCATCGCGGACTGGATCGATTGGTTGATCCCGTTGACGCGGAGCAGCTTGCTGGTCGGGACGATCTGCGGGAGGAGGGCCGCGACGGCGGGGGTCTGGATCCCGGCGCCCGTGGAGCGGATCGCGAGCGCCCCGTAGATGAGCCAGAGGTCGTCGGCGCCGCCGAGCATGAGCAGCGCGAGCGCGAGGGTCGTCACGGCGATCGTGCCGTCCGCGGCGATGACGAGCGCCTTGCGGTTCACCCGGTCCGCCCACACGCCGCCGAAGATCGAGACGACCGCCTGCGGCAGGAACCCGAAGAGCGTGCTCAGCGCGAGCACCGCACCCGACTTCGTCTCGATCGTCAGGTGCCACATGACGGCGTACTGCACGAGCATCGAGCCGAAGAGGGAGACCGTCTGCCCGGAGAGGAAGATCGCGGTGTCCCGCCGCCACCGGGGCTTGGCGAGCGTGTCGTCGACGGGAGCGTCGGGCTCCGCGCCGTCGGAGACGTCGGCGGTGGGGGCGTCGGTGTTCTCGTACGGCGTATGGCTCACCCGCACATCCTGACGGCCGCCACCCACACGGTCCACGGAATTCGCCGACGGCGGACGGTCAGTCGGCCACGGGCACCTCGCCGGCGTGGGCGATGTTCCCGAGCCGGCGCCACACGAGGGCGAGCGTGATGCCCGCGCCGACGAACGCGAACCAGAACGGGGCGGTGATCCCCCACGCCTGGGCGAGGACGCCGCCCAGCGCCTGCCCGACGACGCTGCCGCCGAACACGCAGACCAGGTACACCGAGCCGACGCGACCCTGGAACTCCGTGGGCACGGCGCGCTGGCGGATCGTGTTGGACACGGTGCCCCAGACGAACGCGTACGCCCCGAACACGACCATGATCGCGAGCGCGACCCAGCCGGTCGTGGTGAGCGCGAGCGCGAGGTGCATGACGACCTCGAGCGAGAGGCACACGCGCATGATGGTCGACAGCCGCAGGTGGCGCTCGAGCCACCCGAACGACGCGATGCCGATCACTCCCCCGACGGCCGACGCCGTCGTGAGGAGGCCGAAGCCGACCTCGCCCATGTCGAGGTGGTCCAGCGCGTACTTCACGAGGACGCCCCACGGCGCAGCCCAGGTGACGTTGAAGGCCAGGATGACGAGCGCGAGCGTGCGGACCGGCGCGTTCCCGAGGATCCACCGCACACCCTCGGCGATGTCCTGGCGCACGTGCGTCTGCGTCTCGCGCACCCCACCGGGCTGCGTCGCGATGCGGCCCACGAGCACGACGGCGAGGGCGACGCACACGACCTGGACGACGAACGGCCAGACCGCCCCGAGCGCGAACAGGAACGCGCCGACGGGCGGCCCGAGGAGCTGGTTCGCGGTGAGGAACCCGGCCTGCAGCCGCGCGTTGCCGGTGCCGAGGTCGCGTGGCTCGACGAGCATCGGGAGCAGCGTCTGGGACGCGGAGTCGGCGAACACCTCGGCGACCCCGTAGAGGAACGTCACGGCGAGCACGACGCCGATGCTCACGTGCCCGGTCGCGATCACGACGCACAGGGCGACGACGACGAGTGCCCGCAGCGCGTTCGCGACCATGACGACGACGCGCCGGTCGAGGCGGTCGGCCAGCGCCCCGGCCCAGAGGCCGAACAGGAGCCAGGGCAGCTGCTGCAGGAGCGCCGCGAGCGCGACGAGGAACGCGGAGTCGGTCTGGGACGCGACGAGCAGCGGACCTGCCGCCAGGGCGATGCCGTCGCCGACGTTGCTGGTCCACGACGACGACAGCAGCCAGCGGAAGCCGGTGCCCATGCGCCGGGGCGCGACGATCTCTCCGAGCCTGCTCACAAGCGGAGAAGCGTACGCGGTGCGGTCGTCCACCCGGGCAACCTTT
This region includes:
- a CDS encoding biotin--[acetyl-CoA-carboxylase] ligase, whose protein sequence is MASERDDESRPDGERRPPLRAEFLRELLVTPAGPLARLEVVAESASTNAELARAVAADPDAWPAPALVVTEHQPGGRGRLGRSWTTPPRAALLGSLLLRPEVPREALSWLPLLAGLATARALRATAGVDAVVKWPNDVLVPDAGTAPAPQEVAAPGAGNPAPLRKVAGILAEVLPDGGVVVGVGLNVSQQRDELPVPTATSLALADAATTDREVLLVALHEAFGEILGRWQDAGGDTHAAGLDADCAEISATLGTRVRVERVAGGDVVGLATGFAPDGGLVVRADDGTTSVHHSGDVHHLRPHG
- a CDS encoding acyl-CoA carboxylase subunit beta — translated: MGTAAKLADLDRRRAEATELPEEAARTKQHARGKKTARERIEALLDEGSFVELDAFAKHRSYNFGLEKKRLAGDGVVVGHGTIDGRQVCVYSQDFTVFGGSLGEVHGQKITKVQDLALRTGVPLIGISDGGGARIQEGVAALTQFAEIFRRNVASSGVIPQISLILGPSAGGAVYSPALTDFIVMADKTSNMFITGPDVIRAVTGEDVGFEELGGGLTHNEKSGVAHYLGADEDDAIDYVRHLVSYLPQNNLSDAPSFPPEDVDLDVTEEDLELDALVPDSDSQPYDMRTVIEHVLDEGAFLEVQPLFAKNVLVGFGHVEGQSVGVVANQPLAMAGTLDIDAAEKAARFVRTCDAFNIPVLTLVDVPGFLPGVDQEHQGIIRRGAKLIYAYAEATVPLVTVITRKAYGGAYIVMGSKQLGADVNLAWPTAQVAVMGAGGAVNILQRAALKRAADAGDDVEAERARLVAEYEDAIVNPWDAAERGYVDAVIRPSETRVQVVRALRALRTKRASLPPKKHGNIPL
- a CDS encoding acyl-CoA carboxylase epsilon subunit is translated as MSEERPPASVRVVRGAPDELEVAALVAGLAAAAAASGLPDDVAPVDEWTNRARGLRGTGDGATAKSFGGRSGRHNADSWRWSLRS
- a CDS encoding DUF885 domain-containing protein; the encoded protein is MSDTTTTSAGAPAGSPDRTPTAIDAVAEAYVTRIAELDPISATAMGLSGYDHLVTDLSPAGHDARADADRAVLRELDGLEPVDDVDRVTLAAMRERVGLQLELHEAGEPLASLNNIASPVQELRDVFDIMPTGTVEAWENIAARLNGLPGAIDGYMASLTEAASRGNVAAIRQVRIGVQQSRELADAKGSFFTTFVAGPEANAVLDDSAACSLVRKELEHGAAAAREAYGRLADFLETTLAPQAREQDAVGRERYALFSRTFLGAEVDLDETYAWGLEELARVVAEQEEIARRIAGPGASVEDAVAALDADPARTLHGTDALKSWMQETSDAAITALNGVHFDVPTPVLDLECMIAPTQTGGIYYTPPSDDFSRPGRMWWSVPSDVTEFNTWREKTTVYHEGVPGHHLQCGQAVYARATLNTWRRLACWVSGHGEGWALYAERLMADLGFLDDDGDRLGMLDAQRMRAARVVLDIGVHLGLPAPEQWGGGTWDADKALTFLRANVNMPDSFVRFELDRYLGWPGQAPSYKVGQRLWEATRDEARAAASARGEAFDAKAFHARALNLGSVGLDVLRDALSS
- a CDS encoding AEC family transporter, translating into MGAVLTGFAIIAVVVAAGYVTARLGIGGPDARTALNRIGFFVASPALLFTVLARADVGALVQAPLAVAAASAVATAGVFVLVDRLWLRLPAPEATIGAVGSGYVNANNIGLPVAVYVLGDATAVVPVILLQLLVLAPVTLLVLDATTSGRLSWRFVLAQPVRNPIILGSFAGAVVSLTGWTPPVAVMAPLEILGGAAIPMILLAFGMSLHGTRPLRRGEPRAAVGVASVAKLLVMPVVAFVVARLLGLDDAAVASAVTLAALPTAQNVYNYAARFGRGEILARDTILVTTLGSPVVLVVAALLVA
- a CDS encoding Maf family protein, giving the protein MLRLVLASRSPARLATLRAAGVEPLVRVSGVDEDAVLRAAAAERGGLDPVEAVLVLARAKAEEIVRTLTEAGPGAAIDDPVLLVGCDSMLELDGEVLGKPADADDARSRWRAMRGRAGVLHTGHWLVDLRPESDGGTGTATGATSSTTVHFADLTDDEIDAYVATGEPLHVAGAFTVDGLGGPYVERIEGDHHGVVGISLPLLRSLLREAGVAWHELRA
- a CDS encoding MFS transporter, which translates into the protein MSHTPYENTDAPTADVSDGAEPDAPVDDTLAKPRWRRDTAIFLSGQTVSLFGSMLVQYAVMWHLTIETKSGAVLALSTLFGFLPQAVVSIFGGVWADRVNRKALVIAADGTIAVTTLALALLMLGGADDLWLIYGALAIRSTGAGIQTPAVAALLPQIVPTSKLLRVNGINQSIQSAMMLLAPAVAAAVYASTSIVSVFFIDVVTAVVGIGLLLLVPVPTLAHAAAGERAGYFDDLVEGFRYLGTHPFVRWVLGLYAVVFLLIVAPSYLTPLMVARTFGEEVWKLTVNEVAFSVGMLLGGVLLATWGGLKNRIAMIVGSTFVFGVLSVAMGLSTNMWVFFVFMFLLGLSVPPFSTTSMTVLQETVEPERQGRVFGFVGIVMAVSMPLGMVVFGPLADRFTVESLLVVSGILMFLVITVAVALPSGRRAIRAAAQHG